aaaactgtatttttgatattttagtatgataaaaataaaattttaacaccataaatttataaaaagatttaaaaatatatagatattttaattattttccttatttgtgaaaatatgattaattatcttttatatgttGTAATTGTTTAATATGCAATTaccattaataataatatgtataataatgtaataagttcttattcatttatttagcggtttataattagtttaatttgatTTCCACGAAAATGAGAAGTCATTATCTAAGAAGGATGGGAGAATAAGtgcttttcatttattaaaaaatgcaTATCACCCTGTTGGATCGACTCAGTAATTAGTTGCATAAATAGACACAAGGATCGGCATGCATTAACCTTTGGTGTTCTATTACAGTGGCAAGGAAAGACATATCAGGAATCAAATGAATAAAGAGTGAAAAAATGAAAGGCGAGCGTTGAAGATGAGTACCAGGTGGTTTAGCCAGAAGCAATGCAGATGGAGAGCAGCAGTGGGGAAGAAGCCATTAGAGAGTTATATATACTGTATAAGCATTGCCCATTGGAGACAGGAAATTTAGTAGTGAGACTATACATGGATTTTAGTCTTTGTAGAAGAAACCATGCTTGAAGCATTgcataattttcttcttcttttcactgttttgttttgtttgctTATATTATTAATGACATTTCCCTTTCATTGCCTATCAAATGACAACATTATGGCAACATCTTTTGCACATTTCTCaattctgtttttttttttattaataatatcaactTTTTTATATTCGTCATTTGGACCACTACTTTGCAGTTTTACCTTTTGATGtccattttataatatatgattaactctttttttttttcttaatttaataatttgattactTGGCTTAAAGTGTGATCATGTAGACACCTTGAAAACTTTAGATAATTAAGCAATTTGACTCGGATTTTTTTTATCCAGAATTCTAATTCAAACACTAGAAAAGAAGTTAAATTACCACAGCTCATTTTAATAGCATTAGCATTACCTGAGTTCGTGTCATTTTGTGAACctaagatataaataaaaaaaggggTCTAATGTATAAAGATTTCTActacattaattaataatggcttatttacattttataagtatttaaattttcataagtatttaattcataatatatatgagaaaataaagatctATTCTAAAAATTGATTGTAATCAtggaattttatatatatttttaaagataaaaaaataaaacataaaaataaacatctTGATATGAATTAGTACAATTCAGGCttaaaaaaggagaaagaaaacaacaataaagggaaaatttattatactcTTCACCAATCCATTTTCGATAATAACTGATCAGTTATGatttcttaattcttattcATGGCAACCTTCATAGTTGTTAGTTATGTGATAAGTGAAGACAAAAAATAAGGCTTAACATTTTCTTCAGGcgtattgaaataaaattatatatatatatatatagaaagccAGAAAATAGGCGTTAACAGGGCTTATTATGGTGAAAGCCGATGAATGGGCCACGTTTTAAAGCTTATCTTTAAGAATTTGTTCATGAAAAAATAGTTGCCGCCACTTCTCTTGTTAAGTTATTGTTATTTAGTATCCTTTTtcctctttgttttttttcttttctttttttattctaaagcAAAGTTATGAATTTCATTCTCGCTGTAATTTTGGATTTGTCattgaaacaaaatattttagtattgaaATATTTCGGCATTTCATTTCGgactattttaaattatatgtataatttaatttcaaatcacTACAAAATTATTACACataatgtaattaaatagcATAATAGAAAATATCAAGTACACATATACTAACTTTTCGTTATCATAGAATTACAATAATGAAAGCTCTTTCTATAATACAAtcgattaaattataaaatattatgttgTGCAATAAAGttatgaaaatcaaattatataagttttaattgttattattaaataatcataaaaaaaatttataaattaatagaaagaaaatatgattaaactGTAGAGGGTAAGATGAGGtgataaataaagataaataaatgattatttaaagttttatatttcaattcatttttattgatagagagaaaaaaaattttattgtgtTAGGGTTATGTGTTACTAAACTACTTAACTCAAttcaatgattttttttttataaaaatacttcaTTTTGGCTTATCTCGTTAATCTTTGTCAGAATGGCAATTCCAATCCAATTTCAGTCATTCCGGTTCGAGGGATTCTTATTGAGCGTAGCAAAATCAAGATTTATGAGAAAGAGACCACTCTATCATAAAAACCTATAACATGAAAAATTCCTTATTTGCGACAAAGGAATCTACCGGTCTGGGATCAATCCAaaaatgctattttgaaaCTCTTTTCTCCGTTCAAGATCGTAAATACTGTAATATTCCTCAATAAGGAAAAATCGCTTGAATGCTTAccttattattatgaaaaggGAAAAGGGGCAACCAACATTATTCGAAAGAGTAAGCAAACACTAAAAAGAGGAATAAAAGCCCTTGCCAAATAGCTTGGCTTGATCTTTCCGAACTTTAAAAATAGGATTCCCGGGCGATTTAATATGActaaaaattttcatattaaagatGTCCAGTATTTTGACTGATGcagaacaaaaaatattttattccgtttttcttaataaaatgagatatCTCGATCATTGTGGGCGAAACGAAATGGAAcagaattaataattttattttaaaaaacaacGGCCCAATTATTGGATGgctattattaatataatctttttaatatttattataaaagtgatataaaatattagtgCACGGTAAATGGAGAGACTGAATTGGAGTCATCTTCAATCCTCACATATAACCAACCActagtttttttcttaattttttcaaattattcatTGTTTATCACTAATAGTGAATTATGTATGGAGCCTAGAAAAATCATTGTAATAATGtttaaacaatattatattcttttaaatcttACAATTATAcgacataaatttttttatttttactaaaaagTAACTGTTCTTTGTCGTATGGCTCTTGACTCATTACCTTCCTaggaacaaaaagaaaaaataaaaaaagaaaaggaaagacaGCACAACTAAATTGATTGATTCTGgcttaaaaaaacaaaatgagaagaaaagaaaaagatgataCGGAAAATCTGATCCAATCTCAGCACGTGGATACGCACGTGCGACATTGTAATGACAGAGAGGAGGTGCTAAACGAAAACATCCAAATactttacaaagaaaaaaactctGACAAAATGCTCTGTCGGTATCTTCAAGATCCATGATACCCTTGGTCAAACAGTGACATAATCCATCCATTGGCTTCCTTCCACGTGTCCACTGTCAGATATATAATCTGGTCAACCCTTTGACCAGGGGGATTAATCCTCTCCATTCCTTCTTCCCTATGTCTTTCTTGTTCCCTTCATCACatgaaaccctaatttgccccCTTAATTCATCACAGTTCACAAGCTACAATTACCACCAATTCAACTCTAGTTAGCAGTCCGCTTTAAATTCCGGTGTAGAATTGAAGTTTGAGACTCATCTTTTttcactaaaaatattataattaccaAGAAAGTTACGGTTACAAATTcgatctttattttttatattacaattaatataatttatagattACATAAATTAAAGGCTATGTATGAGATTTTCTAGAGCAAGGAGCGCATTTgctcttaaatttttatatttttttggcacaaataatatttaaaaattaagatttgcGTCATTTTGCCTGTGATCACACGTTAACGAGCGTTGTTATTTTTACGACGTGgcttataagaaaagaaaagtgggACTCACAGAAGTACACGTCAGTCACTTTCTCTTCGGCTCCGCCCAACTAcctaataaaggaaaaaagatcTCCAAATTAATTTATGCCTCTGTAAATGAGGTCGCACTTGAGTTTGGATTAGCAAAGGAAAATGCTCAACAAAATGAGGCACTAATTTCTTGTGTAAGAGGTGACTGCTGTATAGTGAGGAAACAAAGTGAAAGGAACATAGGTGAGTAATTTTCATGTGGGGTTTAATGCTGTTTGGTTTTACTTTTAATGGTTGCAAGGAACTCCCACTGTATTGCTCGCTTCTTTGAAGAATGTATCCGTGTTGATATTTGAGGAGCATTTTCTCCCAAattgctaagttaacaatgTGGAGGTACTttccaagcctatataatagaggcctCACCTTGTTATTAAAGTATcccaaaataagagaaaaatattagagagttaagcaattatttttctcctattataaagagagaattttaatgttttcttctttataaaTAGTGAGTTTGTAACccctattattttttcttatagtaaaattcttctatcaTTGCCCGTGGTtttttaccctaatttgtttaggggttttccacgtatatctgtgtgttctattgtgtattttgtctttctttatctttattttatcaaattattagctgtgattttgctctatcaagttcatatttttctacaattggtatcagagcaccTGGTTGGTAAGAAATTCCTTAAAATTCTGTGATTGCAGCTCAGCCTGATCTTTCACAGGAGTTTGAGGTTTTCTTTGGTGCAAAAGAGCTTGTGTGGagtagtaagaatacttacaATCTAGGGAAGGTTTTGTCTAAGGAGATTGGTATTTAAGAGGTCCGCTTGTGACCCTCCAGTCTTTCCTGGGAACTTACCTAGTGAGTTGTGTTCATTACTGCGGTTCATTTTACAAGCTAAAACGCACCGTTTGTGATAGAAGCAATGGCGGCaaaatttgagattgaaaaGTTCAACGGGAGTAATTTCTCACTgtggaaattaaagataaaggctgtattgagaaaagacaattgtcttGCGGCTATCGGTGAGCGACAACACTCATGAGATGATAATAAGTGGAACGAGATGGATGGGAATGCTATTGCAAACCTTCATCTAGCACTTGTAGATGGGATCTTGTCCagtgaagaaaagaaaagaaaaggagatttGGGACCACCTCACTAGGTATGCGAGGCCAAGTCATTACACAATAAAATTTTCCTTAAGAGGAAACTTTACACCTTAAGAATGTCGGAATCTACTTGGTGTGAGCATCTTAATGTCTTGAATACTCTATTTTCTCAACTCACATCGTTGGGCTATAAAATAGAGTCACAAGAACGTGCGAACTTCTACTCCAAAGTCTACCTGATTCGTATGATCAACTCATCATCAGTTTGACAAATAATGTCATACTGAAATTCTAGTCTTTGATGATATAGCGGtattcttgaagaagaaaatcggcgaagaaacaagaaagacAAGCAGGCAAGTTCACAACAAGTGGAAGCCTTGATGGTGATGAGAGGGAGATTAACAGAACGTGGTCCAAGTGGGAGTCACAATCATGGtagatcaaaatcaaagagtaagaagaattataaatgctaCAATTGTGGTAAGAAAGGTCACCTGAAGAAGGATTGTTGGAGTTTAAAGAATTACAATCCTCAAGGGAATGTGGCATGCACTTCGGATGATGGAAATGTATTATGCTGTGAAGCAGCAATATCAACTGAAAGCAGGAAGAGATTTGTTGATGTATGGCTTCTTGACTCAGGAGCAACTTATCACATGACCTCTCGAAGAGAGTGGTTCCATCATTATGAACCTATCTTAGGAGGATCTGTGTATAGTTGTGAAGATAATGCCTTAAAGATTATAGGCATTGGAACTATCAGGTTGAAGATGCATGACGGTACAGTCCGCACTATTCAAGGAGTGCGACATGTGGAAGGTCTGAAGAAGAATTTGTTATCTCTGGGACAGCTGGATGATCTTAATTGCATTATCAAAGTTCAGAAAGGAATCATGAAGATTAGCCAGGAGAGCTTGTAAttatgaaaggagaaaaagttACTGCTTAATTTGTATATGTTTTTGGGAGAGCTGTGCATGGGCGAAGCATCTGTTGCTTCAAGTAGTTCAAGCGAGAGATCTGCAATGGTGTGGCATCAGAAGCTTGGACATATGTCTGAACAAGGCATGAAGATTCTTGCTGAGAAAAATCTACTTCCTGGTCTCACAAAGGTGTCATTACCCTTTTGTGAGCATTGCATAACAAGCAAGTAGCATCGACTACAGTTCAATACATCCAATTCTAGAAGCAAGGATGTTCTAGAATTAGTTCACTCTGATGTATGGCAAGCACCGGTTTCATCACTAGGAGGAGCTAAGTACTTTGTGTCCTTCATCGATGATTACTCAAAGAGATATTGGGTGTATCCAATCAAGAGCAAGGGAGATGTATTTGtaattttcaaaacttacAAAGCGCGGGTTGAACTTGATTCAGGCAAGAAGATCAAGTGTTTAAGGACAGATAATGGAGGAGAATATACAGGTCATGAATTTAATAGCTTTTGCAAGCAAGAAGGCATCAAGAGACAGTTCACTACGGCATACACTcctcaacaaaatggagtgGCAGAGCGGATGAACAGAACTCTGTTAGAAAGAACTAGAGCATTGTTGGGAGCTGCAGGCCTAAATAAGGCATTCTGGTGAGGCGATTAACACACTTTGTTATGTGATGGCCGGTCTCCATCTACAAAGAATTGATCAAAAGACACCGATGGAGATGTGGGAAGCCGATTGATTATTCAAACCTCCATATATTTAGAAGTCCTGTATGTGATGTATAATATCTAAGAAACTACAAAGTCGGATCCAAAATCCAGGAAGTGTTTGTTCTTGGGATATCTTTGATGGTGTGAAGGGTATCGCTGTGGGATCCCAACGCCCACAAGGTTATAATCGGCAGGGATGTAATCTTCCTAGAAGATAAATTGAAGGGAGAAGATGATagcacttcaaaagaaaattcggAGACTACAACTATACAGGGTGGAAAGAAAGTCTACGGAAGAAGATTCTTCCGAAGTAGCACCAGAGCACGAAGAGGAAGAACCGGTCGAGTTTGAAGAGTCGGTAGAAGTTGAAGAGTCGAACTTGGAAAGGGAAAACGTATAAAATTTACACCAACTGGCATAAAGATTATGATATAGGCGAATGTCGCATCATCTTCTAACCGAGGGAAGGAGAGCCATCAACTCTCCAAGAAGCAATGAGCGATTCGGATGCATCTCGTTGGATGGCGGCAATGCAAGAAGAGATGGAAGCTCTACATAAGAACAAGACTTGGGAGCTTGTGCCACTACCACAAGGAAGAAAGGCCATTGGCAACAAATGGGTCtttaagatcaaaagaaatagtgaTGATCAAGTGGAGCGGTTTCGTGCAAGAATGGTGGTGAAAGGATATGCTCAGAAGAAGGGGATTGACTTCAACGAAATATTTTTCCCTGTGGTTCGATTAACAACTGTTCGAGTAGTCTTGGCGATGTGTGCTACATTTGACTTACATCTAGAGCAGCTAGATGTGAAAACAACTTTTCTCCATGGAGATcttaaggaagaaatttatatgctccagccagaaggttttgaagaaaaagaaaagcggAACTTGGTTTGTAGGTTGAACAAATCTCTATACGGTTTAAAGCAGGCGCCGAGGTGTTGGTATAAGAGATTTGATTCCTTCATCATGAGCCTTGGATACAACAGACTTAATGCAGACCCTTGTGCATATTTCAAGAGGTTTGGTAAAAGTGATTTTGTTATCTTACTTTtgtatgtagatgacatgttggtagCAGGCCCCAACAAAGATCATATTGAAGAACTAAAGGCACAGTTGGCTagggaatttgaaatgaaggacTTGGGACCAGCAAACAAGATTCTAGGGATGCAAATTCACCGAGACAGAAACAATAGGAAGATTTGGCTTtctcagaaaaattatttgaagaaggtCTTGCGACGCTTCAATATGCAAGATTGTAAGTCAATTTCTACCCCATTTCCTGTTAGTTTCAAATTATCCTCCAGTATGAGTCCTAGCAGTGAAGAAGGAATGATGGAAATGTCTCGAGTACCGTATGCATCGATGGTGGGGAGTTTAATGTTCGCGATGATTTGTACACGACCGGACATTGCACATGCGATGGGAGTAGTAAGTCGGTACATGGCGAATCCCGGTAGAAACATTGGAATCTTTGTAAAGAGGATTTTAAGATATGTTAAGGGAACCTCGGATGTTGCATTATATTATGGAGGATCAGACTTTATTATCAGAGGATATGTTGACTCAGATTATGCAGGTGATCTTGATAAAAGCAAATCTACTACAGGGTATGTGTTCACACTTCTTGCGTGGCTGCGGTCGATTGTGGCGACATCAACAACAGAAGCAGAATATGTAGCAGCTACACAAGCTAGTAAGGAAGCAGTAtggttgaaaatgatgatggagGAACTCGGGCACGAACAAGAGCATATTCCTCTGCCTTGGTCAGTGCCTTGCATCTCGCGAAGGAATCCAAACTTttcattcaaagtcaaagcaCATACGAGTCCAGTATCATTTCGTTCGTGAAAAAGTGGAAGAGGGCACTGTGGATATGCAGAAAATTCATACTAAAGACAACCTAGCAGATTTTTTGACGAAGGCAGTTAACACTGACAAATTTATTTGGTGTCAATCCTCTAGTGGCCTGATAAAAGTATAAGCAGCATGGAAAGGCAAGGAAGAAAGAACGGTGTGAAGATCTGATTGATcctcaatcaaatcttcaaGTGGGAGATTGTTGATATTTGAGGAGCATtttctcccacattgctaagttaacaatgTGGAGGTACTttccaagcctatataatagaggcctCACCTTGTTATTAAAGTATcccaaaataagagaaaaatattagagagttaagcaattatttttctcctattataaagagagaattttaatgttttcttctttataaatagagagtttgtaactcctattattttttcttatagtaaaattcttctatcaTTGCCCGTGGTtttttaccctaatttgtttaggggttttccacgtatatctgtgtgttctattatgtattttgtctttctttatctttattttctcaaattattagctgtgattttgctctatcaggttcatatttttctacaatcCGTTCAAGTTTTTGTTACTTCTTAGAAAGAAAATCTCTGCCCTCTGAAAGTCTTGGGCGTGCACTGCCCTTATATTTGAACCTTATAAAAGTctagatatttaaaattcttccTCCTTTAATGACAtattcaaacaagaaaagtGAAAACAAGTTGATGTTAATGACTTTCTTCCAGGCTCTGACGCTTATAAAGCATTTCAACATTCCATGCAAGTGATATCCCTCTCTAATACCGACTCACAAAAATGACAGTGTCATAATTCCAAAAGCAAGCAACAAGACTGTGCTCGTATCTgaaattgtttttgttttctgaaatGAACGAATTTTGTCATCAAAAATCAGTTCAAGTTCCCCACAGTCATCGCTCGCAACTCAACAATCATCGCGTTTCTCACTTTTTGACGTGGAAATATTTGATAGAACGCTGTCGTTCTTTAGCCTGGTGAAAGGAGAAAGCCATTTAGCACGCATATGCTCTGCTCTTCTCCAAGGAAAACGTACACCTTTCTGTTTCAAACTCTGTTTTGTTGCTTCTGATCCAGTTTCCCGACGAAGATGTGTGGTAGAGATTGTAGAATTGTGTTATAAGCACTAATTGATCTCCCTATTTCAAACTCTGATCTAAAGTCCATATCAATCAAACCTGCCACCACTACTGCTAAACACATCAAACTCATCACGGGAGCTGTCATTATAATTCCCGTTAAAGCAATTACATCCATGGTGCCCATCATGAAACAGCAACGGCGACTTCTCGTCACTTTCCTTGATGAAATTCTGCACCATTTTTGCCAAACGAACTGAGCCAGGTTCAGATTCAGCACCTTCTTCATCTTTGTTCCCTTCACTAACACTctgtttttatttcaatacTTAAGAGTTCATATGCAAAACCACTGTAGCTAAGGGAAGTATATGGGTCCCACTCCTTAACACATCAGGTAAGAGAGGACGGTGTTAAGGTAGGGACAAAGGGAAATGTTAAATGAAGGGCATATAATAGAAATGTGTTTTCTTGcgcaagaaaataaaataaattaagggCTTATGTGGTCCTAACACCAAATGTTAAGGGTGTTTTTGCACCTTTTcccttttataaaataaaaaaagaaaatacttaaaatataatttttattgaaattaaaaaatctactTAAGCTCCTATTATGACAGTTAAAGTGggtgaaataataaaaaaagttttttttagCAGGTGTAATAACAAGTTTTAAGAAATGTATTACTATTTTTGGCTAATAAACACATTTTAATTATGTGAATTGATGCACTATTTGTGATGTGATACCAATATTCTATAActaaaaattgtaaatatttaatgtCACCATCATATCTTATTTACAGCACTTTCTAGACTCAAATTCAACATTTACAGACAAACCCATCCAGCATGATTAATAGATAGTCAGCACCGTAATTAGGGCCCTAAAATATCTCCtcataattaagaaaatgagaaataataacatatatacactttagaattaattagatttaaaggaacaaaatgtaaaatataaaaagctatataaaagattgaaaaaacaaaagtaatctttaaatattattaattattattttctctaaagaagaaagaaattacaaagaaTAGTTCTTAATCTCAAAAGACaatgaataaaacaaataatatgaaaaaatagaaaaaaggtaattaataataagaaatgatATTATGGAAAAATGGACGGTTTAACTTATGTAGTGATTATGACATGGCATGATGGGATAAGTCAAAGGGTTAATAATGCAGAGGCATATTCAAACCTGCCAATCCAAACCCTTTTGCCTATATATGTCTAAGGTATCTTATCCTCCTCCCACtctcatgttaaaaataaaacaattatatatttatttatttatttacttaacaAACTATAACTtcttaattgtttttctttcctttttaagcACTAATTAGTaacctcctcctcctccttcttcttcttcttcttcttctatttctcttttccttgttttctttttcattaacTTTGAGAACCTTATCCATCGCCCTACTTCTGCAGAAGCATTAACTAATATGGCTGCAGGAGACCTGAGAATCATAGTTGAAAAGAACCCATCAGAATCAAGACTCAGTGAATTAAACATCAAGTGCTGGCCAAAGTGAGTTTTCTcaaatcttcttctttttcttttttcatttgaggtatttattttaatttggggTTGGGcgtttatttatttgattattatttattctttggTGGGTGGGTGTGTTTGTGAAAAAAGATGGGGTTGCTCACCAGGAAGATACCAGCTAAAGTTTGATGCAGAAGAGACATGTTATCTGTTGAAAGGGAAGGTAAAAGCATACCCTAAAGGGTCATCAGAATATGTAGAGTTTGGTGCAGGAGATCTTGTCATCATACCTAAAGGACTCAGTTGCACTTGGGATGTATCAGTAGCCGTTGATAAATACTATAAATTTGAGTCTACTTCATCGCCATCGCCATATTCTTCCTCATCTTCTTCGTAGTTTTAGTAGCAGTGACCttattacataaatatatttcatatatatactatcaatctttcttttttctttttcctgatataatttctttttaatagaTCAATCTATTCTTTGGAATTTGGTTACAGTAGctcagtttctttttctttctttttttgtctttaattaCAATATTAGGGTTCCATttattgagatttttattttaattaatttttccttGAATCTCGTATTTCTTCTATCTTTGCTGTTTAGAATGAAAGTGAAATGGTAGTCAAAGAAAGGGAAAACGATTAGTCAATGCGTGTCGCATTCAaactaatctttctttctttattgcGTCTTAAATTAAGCTTTTAGTGTCCCTTTGACTGGTCAACTACTCATGTGTTTTAATCTcatgataatttaaaaatactaaaaataaaaagtaaaaagagagaaacactTTTTGCTTTATGTAGAAACCCATCTTCTAATTCCTTTAAAAGACATTTTTGCCCATGTGTGTAGTTGCACTTGTTCAGTTCATCAGCCATATACTTTTATCTTCAGCCAAAGGATACGTCACACTACTAGTTTAATTGATCCCAGCCCAACTGAATTCCAACTtaaattgattcaattataaattttatattttggttcAAATTTGATTGAATTTGTTTTTGAAGTTTAAGTTCAacttcataaatttaattcttttaattataaaaacaagTTTGGATGAGTTCAGTTCAACTAGAATTGAGAATACACTGATcgtttattcatatattatattatttaattagtttattatctaattagaaaactaatttatcattaatataatattttttagaattagtaTGCGTGTTTAATTACAAAtgcaatttattaattaataaattaatagaaaaaatcataaaaattacaCATAATCTTGAATctcatatgtcaaaaataagcACACATGTCAAGACGACAATCCtatgtatcaaaaattaagcttacatttcaaaagaattttaaattttaaaaattaatatatactaatcGTTTACTCATGCGCTACAcgaccattattattatttcgattataaaaattaaatttatagatacaatttaatttatttttaatatttaacattaatttataatatttaaaaaaaataaaaaattaattatttttaaatgttcttaatttccatttaaaattttatt
The sequence above is drawn from the Ricinus communis isolate WT05 ecotype wild-type chromosome 7, ASM1957865v1, whole genome shotgun sequence genome and encodes:
- the LOC8276128 gene encoding uncharacterized protein LOC8276128; protein product: MAAGDLRIIVEKNPSESRLSELNIKCWPKWGCSPGRYQLKFDAEETCYLLKGKVKAYPKGSSEYVEFGAGDLVIIPKGLSCTWDVSVAVDKYYKFESTSSPSPYSSSSSS